In a single window of the Procambarus clarkii isolate CNS0578487 chromosome 51, FALCON_Pclarkii_2.0, whole genome shotgun sequence genome:
- the LOC138351937 gene encoding integumentary mucin A.1-like, producing the protein MTKRSQNASFLSAADTTTPPAADTTTSPAADTTTPPAADTTIPPATDTTTSPAADTTTSPAADTTTPPAADTTIPPATDTTTPPAADTTTSPAADTTTPPAADTTTSPAANTTTPPAADTTISAAADTTTPPAADTTTSPAADTTRPPAADTTISAAADTTTSPAAGLLSEEEEQVEELEEEVEVEQEVEEEVEQEVEEEKRAASSP; encoded by the exons tttcctttctGCAGCAGACACGACCACACCTCCAGCAGCAGACACGACCACCTCTCCAGCAGCAGACACGACCACACCTCCAGCAGCAGACACGACCATACCTCCAGCAACAGACACGACCACATCTCCAGCAGCAGACACGACCACCTCTCCAGCAGCAGACACGACCACACCTCCAGCAGCAGACACGACCATACCTCCAGCAACAGACACGACCACACCTCCAGCAGCAGACACGACCACCTCTCCAGCAGCAGACACGACCACACCTCCAGCAGCAGACACGACCACCTCTCCAGCAGCAAACACGACCACACCTCCAGCAGCAGACACGACCATATCTGCAGCAGCAGACACGACCACACCTCCAGCAGCAGACACGACCACCTCTCCAGCAGCAGACACGACCAGACCTCCAGCAGCAGACACGACCATATCTGCAGCAGCAGACACGACCACCTCTCCAGCAGCTGGA ctgctgtcagaggaggaggagcaggtggaggaattggaggaggaggtggaggtggagcaggaggtggaggaagaggtgGAGCAGGAGGTAGAGGAGGAGAAGAGGGCTGCCAGCTCGCCTTAA